A genomic window from Labrus bergylta chromosome 7, fLabBer1.1, whole genome shotgun sequence includes:
- the LOC109982183 gene encoding zinc-binding protein A33-like, which produces MAATGSPSEEDLLCPKCKEIYWLPVVLNCDHNICKHCLQKFWELKGCRECPVCGAVAGPGRPPINLQLKIAVDKYRTQMMTGNLEACCIHSEKLQFFCHNDEEPICLVCQTSLKHKVHKFGPLEEAARQKKKEISDMLEPLKKKLRMLNKTKGQWEETRSYIQTQTDQCERAIKEEFEKLHLFLLEEENTRRKVLKQEEEVKKQVMSEKLEKLKDQIKTLSATISDIETALRRRDVPFLQDYKQTKKSVKCVIREPECIRDILINSAQHLGLLGYRVWRKMADIIKHVPITLDPNTAQSNLRCSEELTCVQYSKKQLLPDNPERCTNRVCALGATGFTWGKHSWTVDVGQGKDWYIGVAQESINRKSAVFLNPTEGFWVIGLLNGDSYWAETSLRTKLVLKQKPERITIKVDYDRGKVVFINATDLTTIHTFNDRFTEKIFPYFSPGLYDEDKISSPLTICPLSIRVVLE; this is translated from the exons ATGGCAGCAACAGGTTCACCGTCTGAAGAGGACTTACTTTGTCCTAAGTGCAAGGAGATTTACTGGCTTCCCGTTGTCTTAAATTGTGACCACAATATCTGTAAACATTGTTTACAGAAATTCTGGGAATTGAAAGGATGCAGAGAATGTCCTGTGTGTGGTGCCGTGGCTGGGCCTGGGAGGCCTCCTATCAATTTGCAACTAAAGATAGCTGTGGACAAATATCGAACGCAGATGATGACCGGGAATCTGGAAGCTTGTTGTATTCACTccgagaagcttcagtttttttgtcaCAATGACGAAGAGCCCATCTGTCTCGTCTGCCAAACATCACTAAAGCATAAAGTTCACAAGTTCGGCCCGTTGGAGGAGGCAGCACGACAGAAAAAG AAAGAAATATCAGACATGCTGGAGCCCTTAAAGAAAAAGCTCAGAATGTTAAACAAGACAAAGGGGCAGTGGGAGGAAACAAGGAGCTACATACAG ACCCAAACCGATCAGTGTGAGAGAGCGATTAAGGAGGAGTTTGAGAAGCTTCACCTGTTCCTGTTAGAGGAGGAAAACACCAGGCGGAAGGTGCtcaaacaggaggaggaagtgaagaAGCAGGTGATGAGCGAGAAGCTGGAAAAACTCAAGGACCAGATCAAAACCCTCTCCGCCACCATCAGTGATATCGAGACGGCCCTCAGAAGGAGGGATGTACCTTTTTTACAG GACTACAAGCAGACAAAGAAAAG TGTCAAATGTGTCATTCGGGAGCCGGAGTGCATCAGAGATATCCTGATCAACTCTGCACAACATTTGGGCTTACTGGGGTACAGGGTGTGGAGGAAGATGgctgacatcatcaaacatg TTCCCATCACTCTGGATCCAAACACTGCTCAGTCCAACCTGAGGTGCTCTGAGGAGCTGACCTGTGTGCAGTACAGCAAGAAGCAGCTCCTACCTGACAACCCTGAGCGATGCACCAACCGTGTGTGTGCGCTGGGTGCCACCGGCTTCACGTGGGGAAAACACAGCTGGACTGTAGATGTGGGCCAAGGCAAAGACTGGTACATCGGTGTGGCCCAGGAGTCAATCAACAGGAAGAGCGCTGTCTTCCTCAACCCCACTGAGGGATTCTGGGTGATCGGCCTGCTAAACGGAGACTCATACTGGGCCGAGACCTCGCTTCGCACCAAGCTTGTGTTGAAGCAGAAGCCTGAGAGGATTACTATCAAAGTGGACTATGACAGAGGAAAAGTAGTCTTCATTAATGCGACTGATTTGACAACAATCCACACGTTCAATGACAGATTTACAGAGAAGATTTTCCCCTATTTCTCCCCTGGACTGTATGATGAGGACAAAATCTCCAGCCCATTGACAATCTGTCCTCTGTCAATACGTGTGGTGTTAGAATAA